A single region of the Brienomyrus brachyistius isolate T26 chromosome 10, BBRACH_0.4, whole genome shotgun sequence genome encodes:
- the nat16l gene encoding N-acetyltransferase 16, like isoform X10 has protein sequence MPRTEGDLFSSPDPVETAYSDRSRSGNLHTQRPFLAIRSRFKGVWTYLINKQKLYLYAMKEGKIGESGGLTFWLASPGDYDDVMAISDGIYGGNDYLPHRYHSWMTEPHRLVILAKKDGKLVALESGLIVDGGSTVVVEGLRVCPSERGRGLAGVIIRFADQYIRQLYPNVRMRRWAWREDPGPEKLAKFSLLTCAQVLIPKVVCHAAGNQRVLHTYTIRSRFKGVWTYLINKRKLYLYAMKGGKIGESGGLTFWLASPGDYDDVMAISDGIYGGNDYLPHRYHSWMTEPHRLVILAKRDGKLVALESGLIVDGGSTVVVEGLRVCPSERGRGLAGVIIRFADQYIRQLYPNVRMRRWAWRVDPGPEKLAKVSLLTKRAILSLQIEAKAFDAFLSTLRAKLEHEKGTGSLDQEFRLVVLEEEQLRHILLDPGVSSQIELPGDVIIQNWQPLKLLESNLEVLQRRNLTWLADSLEKPTFLSLHTPPYPIPYKGGSFYFSIDLFGTKPDLAYRALLAHMEMVRGEIRCMVLMRIYMHQSLWGRLRAFCECSAGVEVCNGYLEQLILEHKL, from the exons CAATACGCTCAAGATTCAAAGGCGTGTGgacttatctaataaacaaacaaaagctGTATTTGTAcgcaatgaaggaaggcaaaatAGGCGAAAGCGGCGGGCTGACCTTCTGGCTGGCATCCCCGGGAGATTACGATGACGTCATGGCCATCTCAGACGGCATATACGGAGGCAACGATTACCTGCCTCACCGCTACCACAGCTGGATGACGGAGCCACACAGGCTGGTGATTCTAGCCAAGAAAGATGGAAAGCTG GTGGCACTGGAGTCCGGGCTGATTGTTGACGGGGGCAGTACAGTGGTCGTAGAGGGGCTGCGCGTCTGTCCCAGCGAACGGGGCCGGGGCTTGGCTGGGGTCATTATCAGATTCGCAGATCAGTACATCCGCCAGCTTTACCCCAATGTCAGGATGAGGAG GTGGGCTTGGAGAGAGGACCCGGGGCCTGAGAAGCTGGCCAAGTTCTCACTGCTGACCTgcgctcaggttctcatccctaaGGTGGTTTGTCATGCGGCAGGTAATCAGAGAGTGCTCCATACCTACA CAATACGCTCAAGATTCAAAGGCGTGTGgacttatctaataaacaaacGAAAGCTGTATTTGTACGCAATGAAGGGAGGCAAAATAGGCGAAAGCGGTGGGCTGACCTTCTGGCTGGCATCCCCGGGAGATTACGATGACGTCATGGCCATCTCAGACGGCATATACGGAGGCAACGATTACCTGCCTCACCGCTACCACAGCTGGATGACGGAGCCACACAGGCTGGTGATTCTAGCCAAGAGAGATGGAAAGCTG GTGGCACTGGAGTCCGGGCTGATTGTTGACGGGGGCAGTACAGTGGTCGTAGAGGGGCTGCGCGTCTGTCCCAGCGAACGGGGCCGGGGCTTGGCTGGGGTCATTATCAGATTCGCAGATCAGTACATCCGCCAGCTTTACCCCAATGTCAGGATGAGGAGGTGGGCTTGGAGAGTGGACCCGGGACCTGAGAAGCTGGCCAAGGTCTCACTGCTGACAAAGCGG GCCATCCTCTCACTTCAGATTGAGGCAAAGGCTTTTGATGCCTTTCTCTCCACCTTACGGGCTAAACTGGAACATGAAAAGGGGACAGGAAGCCTGGACCAGGAGTTCAGACTTGTGGTCTTGGAAGAGGAGCAGCTGAGGCACATTCTGCTGGATCCCGGTGTTTCCTCTCAGATCGAGCTGCCCGGTGATGTGATTATTCAGAACTGGCAACCCTTGAAGCTGCTGGAAAGCAACCTTGAGGTGCTGCAGAGACGAAACCTCACATGGTTGGCCGATAGCTTGGAGAAGCCAACCTTCCTCAGCCTGCACACCCCCCCTTATCCTATCCCTTATAAGGGAGGGTCCTTCTACTTCAGTATTGACCTGTTTGGCACCAAACCAGATCTTGCCTACAGGGCCTTGCTGGCCCACATGGAGATGGTGAGGGGTGAGATTCGGTGCATGGTTCTTATGCGCATATACATGCATCAGTCGTTGTGGGGGAGACTGCGGGCATTTTGTGAGTGCTCTGCGGGGGTGGAGGTGTGTAACGGTTACTTGGAGCAGCTGATCTTAGAGCACAAGCTCTGA
- the nat16l gene encoding N-acetyltransferase 16, like isoform X13, whose amino-acid sequence MKEGKIGESGGLTFWLASPGDYDDVMAISDGIYGGNDYLPHRYHSWMTEPHRLVILAKKDGKLVALESGLIVDGGSTVVVEGLRVCPSERGRGLAGVIIRFADQYIRQLYPNVRMRRWAWREDPGPEKLAKFSLLTCAQVLIPKVVCHAAGNQRVLHTYTIRSRFKGVWTYLINKRKLYLYAMKGGKIGESGGLTFWLASPGDYDDVMAISDGIYGGNDYLPHRYHSWMTEPHRLVILAKRDGKLVALESGLIVDGGSTVVVEGLRVCPSERGRGLAGVIIRFADQYIRQLYPNVRMRRWAWRVDPGPEKLAKVSLLTKRAILSLQIEAKAFDAFLSTLRAKLEHEKGTGSLDQEFRLVVLEEEQLRHILLDPGVSSQIELPGDVIIQNWQPLKLLESNLEVLQRRNLTWLADSLEKPTFLSLHTPPYPIPYKGGSFYFSIDLFGTKPDLAYRALLAHMEMVRGEIRCMVLMRIYMHQSLWGRLRAFCECSAGVEVCNGYLEQLILEHKL is encoded by the exons atgaaggaaggcaaaatAGGCGAAAGCGGCGGGCTGACCTTCTGGCTGGCATCCCCGGGAGATTACGATGACGTCATGGCCATCTCAGACGGCATATACGGAGGCAACGATTACCTGCCTCACCGCTACCACAGCTGGATGACGGAGCCACACAGGCTGGTGATTCTAGCCAAGAAAGATGGAAAGCTG GTGGCACTGGAGTCCGGGCTGATTGTTGACGGGGGCAGTACAGTGGTCGTAGAGGGGCTGCGCGTCTGTCCCAGCGAACGGGGCCGGGGCTTGGCTGGGGTCATTATCAGATTCGCAGATCAGTACATCCGCCAGCTTTACCCCAATGTCAGGATGAGGAG GTGGGCTTGGAGAGAGGACCCGGGGCCTGAGAAGCTGGCCAAGTTCTCACTGCTGACCTgcgctcaggttctcatccctaaGGTGGTTTGTCATGCGGCAGGTAATCAGAGAGTGCTCCATACCTACA CAATACGCTCAAGATTCAAAGGCGTGTGgacttatctaataaacaaacGAAAGCTGTATTTGTACGCAATGAAGGGAGGCAAAATAGGCGAAAGCGGTGGGCTGACCTTCTGGCTGGCATCCCCGGGAGATTACGATGACGTCATGGCCATCTCAGACGGCATATACGGAGGCAACGATTACCTGCCTCACCGCTACCACAGCTGGATGACGGAGCCACACAGGCTGGTGATTCTAGCCAAGAGAGATGGAAAGCTG GTGGCACTGGAGTCCGGGCTGATTGTTGACGGGGGCAGTACAGTGGTCGTAGAGGGGCTGCGCGTCTGTCCCAGCGAACGGGGCCGGGGCTTGGCTGGGGTCATTATCAGATTCGCAGATCAGTACATCCGCCAGCTTTACCCCAATGTCAGGATGAGGAGGTGGGCTTGGAGAGTGGACCCGGGACCTGAGAAGCTGGCCAAGGTCTCACTGCTGACAAAGCGG GCCATCCTCTCACTTCAGATTGAGGCAAAGGCTTTTGATGCCTTTCTCTCCACCTTACGGGCTAAACTGGAACATGAAAAGGGGACAGGAAGCCTGGACCAGGAGTTCAGACTTGTGGTCTTGGAAGAGGAGCAGCTGAGGCACATTCTGCTGGATCCCGGTGTTTCCTCTCAGATCGAGCTGCCCGGTGATGTGATTATTCAGAACTGGCAACCCTTGAAGCTGCTGGAAAGCAACCTTGAGGTGCTGCAGAGACGAAACCTCACATGGTTGGCCGATAGCTTGGAGAAGCCAACCTTCCTCAGCCTGCACACCCCCCCTTATCCTATCCCTTATAAGGGAGGGTCCTTCTACTTCAGTATTGACCTGTTTGGCACCAAACCAGATCTTGCCTACAGGGCCTTGCTGGCCCACATGGAGATGGTGAGGGGTGAGATTCGGTGCATGGTTCTTATGCGCATATACATGCATCAGTCGTTGTGGGGGAGACTGCGGGCATTTTGTGAGTGCTCTGCGGGGGTGGAGGTGTGTAACGGTTACTTGGAGCAGCTGATCTTAGAGCACAAGCTCTGA
- the nat16l gene encoding N-acetyltransferase 16, like isoform X15: protein MLRCQVIIRFADQYIRQLYPNVRMKRWAWREDPGPEKLAKFSLLTCAQVLIPKVVCHAAGNQRVLHTYTIRSRFKGVWTYLINKRKLYLYAMKGGKIGESGGLTFWLASPGDYDDVMAISDGIYGGNDYLPHRYHSWMTEPHRLVILAKRDGKLVALESGLIVDGGSTVVVEGLRVCPSERGRGLAGVIIRFADQYIRQLYPNVRMRRWAWRVDPGPEKLAKVSLLTKRAILSLQIEAKAFDAFLSTLRAKLEHEKGTGSLDQEFRLVVLEEEQLRHILLDPGVSSQIELPGDVIIQNWQPLKLLESNLEVLQRRNLTWLADSLEKPTFLSLHTPPYPIPYKGGSFYFSIDLFGTKPDLAYRALLAHMEMVRGEIRCMVLMRIYMHQSLWGRLRAFCECSAGVEVCNGYLEQLILEHKL from the exons ATGCTGCGGTGTCAGGTCATTATCAGATTCGCAGATCAGTACATCCGCCAGCTTTACCCCAATGTCAGGATGAAGAGGTGGGCTTGGAGAGAGGACCCGGGGCCTGAGAAGCTGGCCAAGTTCTCACTGCTGACCTgcgctcaggttctcatccctaaGGTGGTTTGTCATGCGGCAGGTAATCAGAGAGTGCTCCATACCTACA CAATACGCTCAAGATTCAAAGGCGTGTGgacttatctaataaacaaacGAAAGCTGTATTTGTACGCAATGAAGGGAGGCAAAATAGGCGAAAGCGGTGGGCTGACCTTCTGGCTGGCATCCCCGGGAGATTACGATGACGTCATGGCCATCTCAGACGGCATATACGGAGGCAACGATTACCTGCCTCACCGCTACCACAGCTGGATGACGGAGCCACACAGGCTGGTGATTCTAGCCAAGAGAGATGGAAAGCTG GTGGCACTGGAGTCCGGGCTGATTGTTGACGGGGGCAGTACAGTGGTCGTAGAGGGGCTGCGCGTCTGTCCCAGCGAACGGGGCCGGGGCTTGGCTGGGGTCATTATCAGATTCGCAGATCAGTACATCCGCCAGCTTTACCCCAATGTCAGGATGAGGAGGTGGGCTTGGAGAGTGGACCCGGGACCTGAGAAGCTGGCCAAGGTCTCACTGCTGACAAAGCGG GCCATCCTCTCACTTCAGATTGAGGCAAAGGCTTTTGATGCCTTTCTCTCCACCTTACGGGCTAAACTGGAACATGAAAAGGGGACAGGAAGCCTGGACCAGGAGTTCAGACTTGTGGTCTTGGAAGAGGAGCAGCTGAGGCACATTCTGCTGGATCCCGGTGTTTCCTCTCAGATCGAGCTGCCCGGTGATGTGATTATTCAGAACTGGCAACCCTTGAAGCTGCTGGAAAGCAACCTTGAGGTGCTGCAGAGACGAAACCTCACATGGTTGGCCGATAGCTTGGAGAAGCCAACCTTCCTCAGCCTGCACACCCCCCCTTATCCTATCCCTTATAAGGGAGGGTCCTTCTACTTCAGTATTGACCTGTTTGGCACCAAACCAGATCTTGCCTACAGGGCCTTGCTGGCCCACATGGAGATGGTGAGGGGTGAGATTCGGTGCATGGTTCTTATGCGCATATACATGCATCAGTCGTTGTGGGGGAGACTGCGGGCATTTTGTGAGTGCTCTGCGGGGGTGGAGGTGTGTAACGGTTACTTGGAGCAGCTGATCTTAGAGCACAAGCTCTGA
- the nat16l gene encoding N-acetyltransferase 16, like isoform X18 — MLRCQVIIRFADQYIRQLYPNVRMKRWAWREDPGPEKLAKFSLLTCAQVLIPKVVCHAAAIRSRFKGVWTYLINKRKLYLYAMKGGKIGESGGLTFWLASPGDYDDVMAISDGIYGGNDYLPHRYHSWMTEPHRLVILAKRDGKLVALESGLIVDGGSTVVVEGLRVCPSERGRGLAGVIIRFADQYIRQLYPNVRMRRWAWRVDPGPEKLAKVSLLTKRAILSLQIEAKAFDAFLSTLRAKLEHEKGTGSLDQEFRLVVLEEEQLRHILLDPGVSSQIELPGDVIIQNWQPLKLLESNLEVLQRRNLTWLADSLEKPTFLSLHTPPYPIPYKGGSFYFSIDLFGTKPDLAYRALLAHMEMVRGEIRCMVLMRIYMHQSLWGRLRAFCECSAGVEVCNGYLEQLILEHKL; from the exons ATGCTGCGGTGTCAGGTCATTATCAGATTCGCAGATCAGTACATCCGCCAGCTTTACCCCAATGTCAGGATGAAGAGGTGGGCTTGGAGAGAGGACCCGGGGCCTGAGAAGCTGGCCAAGTTCTCACTGCTGACCTgcgctcaggttctcatccctaaGGTGGTTTGTCATGCGGCAG CAATACGCTCAAGATTCAAAGGCGTGTGgacttatctaataaacaaacGAAAGCTGTATTTGTACGCAATGAAGGGAGGCAAAATAGGCGAAAGCGGTGGGCTGACCTTCTGGCTGGCATCCCCGGGAGATTACGATGACGTCATGGCCATCTCAGACGGCATATACGGAGGCAACGATTACCTGCCTCACCGCTACCACAGCTGGATGACGGAGCCACACAGGCTGGTGATTCTAGCCAAGAGAGATGGAAAGCTG GTGGCACTGGAGTCCGGGCTGATTGTTGACGGGGGCAGTACAGTGGTCGTAGAGGGGCTGCGCGTCTGTCCCAGCGAACGGGGCCGGGGCTTGGCTGGGGTCATTATCAGATTCGCAGATCAGTACATCCGCCAGCTTTACCCCAATGTCAGGATGAGGAGGTGGGCTTGGAGAGTGGACCCGGGACCTGAGAAGCTGGCCAAGGTCTCACTGCTGACAAAGCGG GCCATCCTCTCACTTCAGATTGAGGCAAAGGCTTTTGATGCCTTTCTCTCCACCTTACGGGCTAAACTGGAACATGAAAAGGGGACAGGAAGCCTGGACCAGGAGTTCAGACTTGTGGTCTTGGAAGAGGAGCAGCTGAGGCACATTCTGCTGGATCCCGGTGTTTCCTCTCAGATCGAGCTGCCCGGTGATGTGATTATTCAGAACTGGCAACCCTTGAAGCTGCTGGAAAGCAACCTTGAGGTGCTGCAGAGACGAAACCTCACATGGTTGGCCGATAGCTTGGAGAAGCCAACCTTCCTCAGCCTGCACACCCCCCCTTATCCTATCCCTTATAAGGGAGGGTCCTTCTACTTCAGTATTGACCTGTTTGGCACCAAACCAGATCTTGCCTACAGGGCCTTGCTGGCCCACATGGAGATGGTGAGGGGTGAGATTCGGTGCATGGTTCTTATGCGCATATACATGCATCAGTCGTTGTGGGGGAGACTGCGGGCATTTTGTGAGTGCTCTGCGGGGGTGGAGGTGTGTAACGGTTACTTGGAGCAGCTGATCTTAGAGCACAAGCTCTGA
- the nat16l gene encoding N-acetyltransferase 16, like isoform X16: protein MLRCQVIIRFADQYIRQLYPNVRMKRWAWREDPGPEKLAKFSLLTCAQVLIPKVVCHAAGNQRVLHTYTIRSRFKGVWTYLINKRKLYLYAMKGGKIGESGGLTFWLASPGDYDDVMAISDGIYGGNDYLPHRYHSWMTEPHRLVILAKRDGKLVALESGLIVDGGSTVVVEGLRVCPSERGRGLAGVIIRFADQYIRQLYPNVRMRRWAWRVDPGPEKLAKVSLLTKRAILSLQIEAKAFDAFLSTLRAKLEHEKGTGSLDQEFRLVVLEEEQLRHILLDPGVSSQIELPGDVIIQNWQPLKLLESNLEVLQRRNLTWLADSLEKPTFLSLHTPPYPIPYKGGSFYFSIDLFGTKPDLAYRALLAHMEMVRGEIRCMVLMRIYMHQSLWGRLRAFCECSAGVEVCNGYLEQLILEHKL, encoded by the exons GTCATTATCAGATTCGCAGATCAGTACATCCGCCAGCTTTACCCCAATGTCAGGATGAAGAGGTGGGCTTGGAGAGAGGACCCGGGGCCTGAGAAGCTGGCCAAGTTCTCACTGCTGACCTgcgctcaggttctcatccctaaGGTGGTTTGTCATGCGGCAGGTAATCAGAGAGTGCTCCATACCTACA CAATACGCTCAAGATTCAAAGGCGTGTGgacttatctaataaacaaacGAAAGCTGTATTTGTACGCAATGAAGGGAGGCAAAATAGGCGAAAGCGGTGGGCTGACCTTCTGGCTGGCATCCCCGGGAGATTACGATGACGTCATGGCCATCTCAGACGGCATATACGGAGGCAACGATTACCTGCCTCACCGCTACCACAGCTGGATGACGGAGCCACACAGGCTGGTGATTCTAGCCAAGAGAGATGGAAAGCTG GTGGCACTGGAGTCCGGGCTGATTGTTGACGGGGGCAGTACAGTGGTCGTAGAGGGGCTGCGCGTCTGTCCCAGCGAACGGGGCCGGGGCTTGGCTGGGGTCATTATCAGATTCGCAGATCAGTACATCCGCCAGCTTTACCCCAATGTCAGGATGAGGAGGTGGGCTTGGAGAGTGGACCCGGGACCTGAGAAGCTGGCCAAGGTCTCACTGCTGACAAAGCGG GCCATCCTCTCACTTCAGATTGAGGCAAAGGCTTTTGATGCCTTTCTCTCCACCTTACGGGCTAAACTGGAACATGAAAAGGGGACAGGAAGCCTGGACCAGGAGTTCAGACTTGTGGTCTTGGAAGAGGAGCAGCTGAGGCACATTCTGCTGGATCCCGGTGTTTCCTCTCAGATCGAGCTGCCCGGTGATGTGATTATTCAGAACTGGCAACCCTTGAAGCTGCTGGAAAGCAACCTTGAGGTGCTGCAGAGACGAAACCTCACATGGTTGGCCGATAGCTTGGAGAAGCCAACCTTCCTCAGCCTGCACACCCCCCCTTATCCTATCCCTTATAAGGGAGGGTCCTTCTACTTCAGTATTGACCTGTTTGGCACCAAACCAGATCTTGCCTACAGGGCCTTGCTGGCCCACATGGAGATGGTGAGGGGTGAGATTCGGTGCATGGTTCTTATGCGCATATACATGCATCAGTCGTTGTGGGGGAGACTGCGGGCATTTTGTGAGTGCTCTGCGGGGGTGGAGGTGTGTAACGGTTACTTGGAGCAGCTGATCTTAGAGCACAAGCTCTGA
- the nat16l gene encoding N-acetyltransferase 16, like isoform X19, protein MKGGKIGESGGLTFWLASPGDYDDVMAISDGIYGGNDYLPHRYHSWMTEPHRLVILAKRDGKLVALESGLIVDGGSTVVVEGLRVCPSERGRGLAGVIIRFADQYIRQLYPNVRMRRWAWRVDPGPEKLAKVSLLTKRAILSLQIEAKAFDAFLSTLRAKLEHEKGTGSLDQEFRLVVLEEEQLRHILLDPGVSSQIELPGDVIIQNWQPLKLLESNLEVLQRRNLTWLADSLEKPTFLSLHTPPYPIPYKGGSFYFSIDLFGTKPDLAYRALLAHMEMVRGEIRCMVLMRIYMHQSLWGRLRAFCECSAGVEVCNGYLEQLILEHKL, encoded by the exons ATGAAGGGAGGCAAAATAGGCGAAAGCGGTGGGCTGACCTTCTGGCTGGCATCCCCGGGAGATTACGATGACGTCATGGCCATCTCAGACGGCATATACGGAGGCAACGATTACCTGCCTCACCGCTACCACAGCTGGATGACGGAGCCACACAGGCTGGTGATTCTAGCCAAGAGAGATGGAAAGCTG GTGGCACTGGAGTCCGGGCTGATTGTTGACGGGGGCAGTACAGTGGTCGTAGAGGGGCTGCGCGTCTGTCCCAGCGAACGGGGCCGGGGCTTGGCTGGGGTCATTATCAGATTCGCAGATCAGTACATCCGCCAGCTTTACCCCAATGTCAGGATGAGGAGGTGGGCTTGGAGAGTGGACCCGGGACCTGAGAAGCTGGCCAAGGTCTCACTGCTGACAAAGCGG GCCATCCTCTCACTTCAGATTGAGGCAAAGGCTTTTGATGCCTTTCTCTCCACCTTACGGGCTAAACTGGAACATGAAAAGGGGACAGGAAGCCTGGACCAGGAGTTCAGACTTGTGGTCTTGGAAGAGGAGCAGCTGAGGCACATTCTGCTGGATCCCGGTGTTTCCTCTCAGATCGAGCTGCCCGGTGATGTGATTATTCAGAACTGGCAACCCTTGAAGCTGCTGGAAAGCAACCTTGAGGTGCTGCAGAGACGAAACCTCACATGGTTGGCCGATAGCTTGGAGAAGCCAACCTTCCTCAGCCTGCACACCCCCCCTTATCCTATCCCTTATAAGGGAGGGTCCTTCTACTTCAGTATTGACCTGTTTGGCACCAAACCAGATCTTGCCTACAGGGCCTTGCTGGCCCACATGGAGATGGTGAGGGGTGAGATTCGGTGCATGGTTCTTATGCGCATATACATGCATCAGTCGTTGTGGGGGAGACTGCGGGCATTTTGTGAGTGCTCTGCGGGGGTGGAGGTGTGTAACGGTTACTTGGAGCAGCTGATCTTAGAGCACAAGCTCTGA